The following coding sequences lie in one Kribbella sp. NBC_00709 genomic window:
- a CDS encoding BTAD domain-containing putative transcriptional regulator translates to MQIGMLGPFEVRTDDGGIADVPGARLRGLLIALALDPGRVVQKATLVDWIWGEQPPADAANALQRLVSRLRKVLPEGSVEGHTDGYRLRVDPDAVDAVRFERLVARARTDQDPQSVRLLREALELWRGQAMQDVGLTESGAFDAAVTRLDGLRLTAMEDRYDAEITLGHGADLVTELTDLVAAHPVRERLVAALMRALVASGRDTEALRVYERTRETLADELGVDPSPELSALHVALLRGELVRRDEKRNTNLREELTTYVGKDADVAAVRDLIAEHRLTTLIGPGGSGKTRLSAETARTLLGDLPDGAWMVELAAIGPDGDVAQATLAALALRDALLGDVPDADPTDRVIAAVRERTMLLILDNCEHVIESAAAFAHRVLGECPRLRILATSREPLGITGEALWPVAPLAVPTDASEIDTSPAVRLLQDRASAVRADLSTDAQAMATMARICRALDGMPLAIELAAARLRTMSLEQLANRLDDRFRLLTGGSRTALPRHRTLRAVVDWSWELLSDAERTVLRRLSVFAGGASLEAAEQVCAGGEVESWEVLDLLTALTEKSLVVTKDEGAPRYRMLGTIKEYAQQRLDEAGESDLTRRTHLAYFTELAATADPHLRRAEQLEWLAILEPDHDNIAAAMRGALSAREADGAMRLAAAAGWYWWFAGHKVEGNEYLMAAPALPGEVPDEVLAVVYAFVTGVMTSGRGRDQYNAEEWIRKAAEISRRVGSPHPAVKMSPALERLLEGPAAFVSAFEPLLADDDPWVQALARLQTGKMRIMLGDGDPDADALLETALAEFRAIGERWGMSFALTELADRVAVRGEFAAACEYCEQAIAVAAEVGATEDVVRMRSRQAQLYWLADDLESSAAAMADAQRQAERVAWPEALVELTLSKAELAHWGGDNDEARRQLAIATTMLGHEAERASLRVIRHDLLGYLTEDLDESWEHRTAAVQAATESEHIPAIAQVLVGIADLALRTDQDEQAARLLGASAAVRGLPDLSNPDLTRIEQETRSRLGDTRFTEATDEGRQASWTELVAVTLAS, encoded by the coding sequence GTGCAGATCGGGATGTTGGGCCCATTCGAGGTTCGTACGGACGATGGCGGCATCGCCGACGTACCGGGTGCGCGGCTGCGCGGGCTGTTGATTGCCCTGGCACTCGATCCGGGGCGGGTGGTGCAGAAGGCGACGCTGGTCGACTGGATCTGGGGTGAGCAGCCGCCGGCCGACGCGGCGAACGCCTTGCAACGCCTGGTTTCCCGGCTCCGGAAGGTGCTCCCGGAAGGGTCGGTCGAGGGGCACACGGACGGCTACCGGCTGCGTGTGGACCCCGACGCGGTCGACGCCGTACGGTTCGAACGCCTGGTGGCCCGGGCCCGCACCGACCAGGATCCGCAGAGCGTCCGGCTGCTCCGCGAGGCGCTCGAGCTGTGGCGCGGCCAGGCCATGCAGGACGTCGGGCTCACCGAGAGCGGGGCGTTCGACGCGGCGGTGACCAGGCTCGACGGGCTCCGGCTGACTGCGATGGAGGATCGGTACGACGCCGAGATCACCCTCGGCCACGGCGCCGACCTCGTCACCGAACTGACCGACCTGGTCGCCGCACACCCGGTCCGCGAACGCCTCGTCGCCGCGCTGATGCGCGCCCTTGTCGCCTCCGGCCGCGACACCGAGGCACTCCGCGTGTATGAGCGCACCCGGGAGACGCTGGCCGACGAGCTCGGCGTCGACCCGTCACCGGAGCTGTCCGCGCTCCACGTCGCCCTCCTGCGCGGCGAGCTCGTACGACGGGACGAGAAGCGCAACACCAACCTCCGCGAAGAGCTCACGACGTACGTCGGTAAGGATGCCGATGTCGCCGCCGTCCGCGATCTGATCGCGGAGCACCGGCTCACCACGCTGATCGGACCGGGCGGCTCGGGGAAGACCAGGCTGTCCGCGGAAACCGCGCGTACGCTGCTGGGCGATCTGCCGGACGGAGCCTGGATGGTCGAGCTCGCGGCCATCGGTCCCGACGGCGACGTCGCGCAGGCGACGCTGGCGGCGCTGGCGCTCCGCGATGCGCTGCTCGGCGACGTACCGGACGCGGATCCGACGGACCGTGTCATCGCCGCCGTCCGCGAGCGGACGATGCTGCTGATCCTGGACAACTGCGAGCACGTGATCGAATCGGCGGCGGCGTTCGCGCATCGCGTGCTCGGCGAGTGTCCGCGGTTGCGGATCCTCGCCACGAGCCGGGAGCCGCTCGGCATCACCGGTGAGGCACTGTGGCCGGTCGCACCGTTGGCCGTCCCTACGGACGCTAGCGAGATCGACACGTCACCGGCCGTTCGGTTGCTGCAGGATCGGGCCAGCGCGGTGCGCGCGGACCTGTCCACGGACGCTCAGGCGATGGCCACGATGGCCCGTATTTGCAGGGCATTGGACGGTATGCCGCTGGCTATCGAGCTCGCCGCGGCCAGGTTGCGCACGATGTCCTTGGAGCAGCTCGCCAACCGCCTCGACGATCGGTTCCGCTTGTTGACCGGCGGCAGCCGTACGGCGCTCCCCCGGCACCGGACGCTGCGTGCGGTGGTCGACTGGAGCTGGGAGCTGCTGTCCGATGCCGAGCGGACCGTGCTGCGCAGGCTCTCGGTGTTCGCGGGTGGCGCGAGCCTGGAGGCGGCCGAGCAGGTCTGCGCCGGGGGCGAGGTCGAGTCGTGGGAGGTCCTCGACCTGCTGACCGCGCTGACCGAGAAGTCGCTCGTGGTCACCAAGGACGAGGGTGCTCCGCGCTACCGGATGCTCGGCACGATCAAGGAGTACGCCCAGCAGCGTCTCGACGAGGCGGGCGAGTCGGATCTGACCCGTCGTACCCATCTCGCATACTTCACCGAGCTGGCCGCGACCGCGGACCCGCATCTGCGCCGCGCCGAGCAGCTGGAATGGCTGGCCATTCTCGAACCCGACCACGACAACATCGCCGCGGCGATGCGGGGTGCGCTCTCGGCTCGGGAGGCCGATGGAGCGATGCGGCTGGCCGCGGCGGCCGGCTGGTACTGGTGGTTCGCCGGGCACAAGGTCGAAGGCAACGAATACCTGATGGCTGCCCCCGCCCTGCCCGGTGAAGTGCCCGACGAGGTCCTGGCCGTGGTGTACGCGTTCGTCACCGGGGTCATGACGTCCGGACGAGGGCGGGACCAGTACAACGCCGAGGAGTGGATCCGGAAGGCCGCCGAGATCAGCCGCCGGGTCGGGAGCCCGCACCCCGCGGTCAAGATGTCCCCCGCGTTGGAACGCCTGCTGGAGGGGCCGGCCGCCTTCGTGTCCGCGTTCGAGCCGTTGCTTGCCGACGACGATCCGTGGGTGCAGGCGCTGGCCCGGCTGCAGACCGGCAAGATGCGCATCATGCTCGGCGACGGCGACCCTGACGCGGACGCCTTGCTCGAGACCGCACTCGCCGAGTTCCGCGCGATCGGCGAACGCTGGGGGATGTCGTTCGCGCTGACCGAACTGGCGGACCGGGTCGCCGTCCGCGGTGAGTTCGCCGCCGCGTGCGAGTACTGCGAACAGGCGATCGCGGTCGCGGCGGAGGTCGGCGCCACCGAGGACGTCGTACGGATGCGGTCCCGTCAGGCGCAGCTGTACTGGCTGGCCGATGACCTCGAGTCGAGCGCAGCCGCGATGGCGGACGCACAACGGCAGGCCGAGCGGGTCGCCTGGCCGGAGGCGCTGGTCGAACTGACGCTGTCCAAGGCGGAACTCGCGCACTGGGGCGGAGACAACGACGAGGCGCGACGGCAGTTGGCCATCGCGACGACGATGCTGGGACACGAGGCCGAGCGGGCCAGTCTGCGGGTGATCCGGCATGACCTGCTCGGCTACCTGACCGAGGATCTCGACGAGTCCTGGGAGCACCGCACCGCCGCGGTCCAGGCGGCGACCGAGAGCGAACACATCCCCGCCATCGCGCAGGTGCTGGTCGGGATCGCGGATCTGGCGTTGCGCACCGATCAGGACGAGCAGGCCGCGCGGCTGCTCGGCGCGAGTGCCGCCGTACGCGGTCTGCCGGATCTGTCCAACCCCGACCTGACCCGGATCGAGCAGGAAACGCGCAGTCGCCTCGGTGACACGCGGTTCACCGAGGCGACTGACGAGGGACGGCAGGCGAGCTGGACCGAGTTGGTCGCGGTCACGCTCGCTTCTTGA
- a CDS encoding iron chaperone, translating to MATAKKTAAKSTAKTKSYEGFSEAERDAMKERAKELKGKEDPTEAQLAKIAGMADADRAIAERLHALIAAEVPELSPKLWYGMPGWTLGGKNVCFFQDAAKFKARYATFGFSDEAKIDDGDLWPTSYAVTKLTPAIEKKLITLVKKAIS from the coding sequence ATGGCCACCGCGAAGAAGACCGCAGCCAAGTCGACCGCCAAGACCAAGTCGTACGAGGGTTTCAGCGAGGCCGAGCGGGATGCGATGAAGGAGCGCGCCAAGGAGCTCAAGGGCAAGGAGGACCCGACCGAGGCGCAGCTGGCGAAGATCGCAGGGATGGCCGACGCCGACCGGGCGATCGCCGAGCGGCTGCACGCGCTGATCGCGGCCGAGGTGCCGGAACTGTCGCCGAAGCTTTGGTACGGGATGCCCGGGTGGACGCTGGGCGGGAAGAACGTGTGCTTCTTCCAGGACGCGGCCAAGTTCAAGGCGCGCTACGCCACCTTCGGCTTCAGCGACGAGGCGAAGATCGACGACGGCGACCTGTGGCCGACGTCGTACGCCGTGACCAAGCTGACCCCCGCCATCGAGAAGAAGCTCATCACCCTGGTCAAGAAAGCCATCAGCTAG
- a CDS encoding NAD(P)/FAD-dependent oxidoreductase produces MTPHIVVLGAGYSGLVAAKLAARRTGSPVTLVNARETFVERVRMHQLASGQQLPERRITDLLEGTGVDFVADRVQRIDAGSRTVVLSDRELRYDVLIYALGSRADLNSVPGASEYAFTVADVDQAGQLRERMRTSGTIAVVGGGLTGIEAATELAETYPDRVVRLVTSGHLGSALSERGRNYLHRSFDRLGIELVENARVAAVDADGLKLDDGDRVAADVVVWTTGFEVSPLAAEAGFAVDAHGRMQVDATLRSVSHPDVYAVGDAAAVRRTSGQELRMACATGLPAAAHAVRSLKARLAGQEPKPLRFRYINQCISLGRNDALIQFVHADDSPRKTVLTGRAAARYKEAIVRAAFLTQRHPGLAALA; encoded by the coding sequence ATGACACCGCACATCGTCGTACTGGGAGCCGGGTACTCCGGTCTGGTCGCAGCCAAGCTGGCGGCGCGCCGTACTGGTTCACCTGTCACGCTGGTCAACGCCCGGGAGACCTTCGTCGAGCGGGTCCGCATGCACCAGCTCGCGTCCGGTCAGCAGCTGCCGGAGCGGCGGATCACGGATCTGCTCGAGGGGACCGGGGTGGACTTCGTCGCCGACCGGGTGCAGCGGATCGACGCCGGGTCCCGGACCGTCGTACTGAGTGATCGCGAGCTGCGGTACGACGTACTGATCTATGCGCTCGGGAGCCGGGCCGATCTGAATTCGGTGCCCGGGGCAAGCGAATACGCCTTCACCGTGGCCGACGTGGACCAGGCGGGCCAGCTCCGCGAGCGGATGCGTACCAGCGGCACGATCGCGGTCGTCGGCGGCGGGCTGACCGGGATCGAGGCCGCCACCGAGCTCGCCGAGACCTATCCGGACCGAGTCGTGCGACTCGTCACGAGCGGCCACCTCGGCTCCGCCCTCAGCGAGCGCGGCCGCAACTACCTGCACCGTTCCTTCGACCGTCTCGGCATCGAGCTCGTCGAGAACGCCCGCGTCGCCGCGGTGGACGCCGACGGTCTGAAGCTTGACGACGGGGATCGCGTGGCCGCCGACGTCGTGGTCTGGACGACCGGTTTCGAGGTGTCTCCGCTGGCCGCAGAGGCCGGGTTCGCCGTCGACGCGCACGGCCGGATGCAGGTCGACGCGACGCTCCGGTCCGTCTCCCACCCGGATGTCTACGCGGTCGGGGATGCGGCAGCGGTACGCCGTACGAGCGGGCAGGAGTTGCGGATGGCCTGCGCGACCGGTCTCCCGGCCGCGGCACACGCCGTACGCTCGCTCAAGGCCCGCCTCGCCGGGCAGGAACCCAAGCCGCTGCGCTTCCGCTACATCAACCAGTGCATCAGCCTGGGCCGCAACGACGCCCTGATCCAGTTCGTCCACGCCGACGACTCGCCCCGCAAGACCGTCCTCACCGGCCGCGCCGCCGCCCGCTACAAGGAGGCCATCGTCCGCGCCGCCTTCCTCACCCAACGCCACCCGGGCCTGGCCGCCTTGGCCTGA
- a CDS encoding GNAT family N-acetyltransferase, protein MYDDLPAELATERLDLRRWRPSDAEEYRGLWAERDVRARRRIDADGRPTVEEIRGWLTENPLAAEAGLGLLPIEVRATGEFIGYCGLTVGQATFDEPEIAYELASRAHGHGYATEAARAVVEAARRTGRRRLWATVREWNAASFRVLEKVGFERSDRVDEDPERGDSIWMTCELGQPLA, encoded by the coding sequence ATGTACGACGACCTGCCGGCGGAGTTGGCTACTGAGCGACTGGATCTGCGGCGGTGGCGGCCGTCCGATGCCGAGGAGTATCGCGGGCTGTGGGCCGAGCGCGACGTCCGCGCACGGCGGCGGATCGACGCTGACGGACGGCCGACGGTCGAGGAGATCCGTGGCTGGCTGACCGAGAATCCGCTGGCCGCAGAGGCGGGGCTCGGGTTGTTGCCGATCGAGGTGCGGGCGACGGGGGAGTTCATCGGGTACTGCGGGTTGACCGTGGGGCAGGCGACCTTCGACGAACCGGAGATCGCGTACGAGTTGGCATCGCGCGCTCATGGGCACGGGTACGCCACGGAGGCGGCGCGGGCAGTGGTCGAGGCGGCGCGGCGTACCGGCCGGCGGCGGTTGTGGGCGACCGTACGGGAATGGAACGCGGCGTCGTTCCGCGTGCTCGAGAAGGTTGGCTTCGAGCGCAGCGACCGGGTCGACGAGGATCCCGAGCGAGGCGACTCGATCTGGATGACCTGCGAGCTTGGTCAGCCGTTGGCGTAG
- a CDS encoding VOC family protein, which yields MLRGRSVKGHYFGTVIDAPDPQALGMFYHAVLGWEIHKDEPDEFTLVVPGNSETYLAFQAQTSAPWARPVWPAAEGEQQMMMHLDIEVGDLAVAVAHAQELGATLADFQPQDDVRVLLDPAGHPFCLYANG from the coding sequence ATGCTGCGAGGGCGTTCGGTGAAGGGGCACTATTTCGGGACGGTGATCGATGCGCCGGACCCGCAGGCGCTCGGCATGTTCTACCACGCGGTTCTCGGCTGGGAGATCCACAAGGACGAGCCGGACGAGTTCACGCTGGTGGTGCCCGGCAACTCCGAGACCTACCTGGCGTTCCAGGCGCAGACGTCCGCGCCGTGGGCCCGCCCGGTCTGGCCGGCCGCCGAAGGCGAGCAGCAGATGATGATGCACCTGGACATCGAGGTCGGCGACCTCGCCGTCGCGGTCGCGCATGCCCAGGAGCTCGGCGCCACCCTCGCCGACTTCCAGCCCCAGGACGACGTCCGAGTCCTCCTGGACCCGGCCGGCCACCCGTTCTGCCTCTACGCCAACGGCTGA
- a CDS encoding NUDIX hydrolase: MNRQNDLAAEGEPEKEFNPGIAARLPRKTAAGGALIHDRAGRILFLEPTYKPTLDIPGGIVEYDESPYEACRREVKEEIGLDLDIGRLLVVDWVPAIGPWSDSLAFVFDGGTLDEIPLTLDPTEARAHHYLTLAEATPHLRPSMTRRLTLAEQARSTSTTTYSDFGRAR; this comes from the coding sequence GTGAACCGACAGAACGATCTCGCCGCCGAGGGTGAACCGGAGAAGGAGTTCAACCCCGGCATCGCCGCCCGCCTGCCACGCAAGACCGCGGCCGGCGGCGCGCTGATCCACGACCGGGCCGGCCGCATCCTGTTCCTCGAGCCCACCTACAAACCCACCCTCGACATCCCCGGCGGCATCGTCGAGTACGACGAGTCGCCGTACGAGGCCTGCCGCCGCGAGGTCAAGGAGGAGATCGGCCTCGACCTGGACATCGGCCGCCTCCTGGTCGTCGACTGGGTCCCCGCCATCGGCCCCTGGTCCGACTCACTGGCCTTCGTCTTCGACGGCGGCACCCTCGACGAGATCCCTCTGACCCTCGACCCCACCGAGGCAAGAGCCCACCACTACCTGACCCTCGCCGAAGCCACCCCACACCTCCGCCCCTCCATGACCCGCCGCCTAACCCTCGCCGAACAAGCCCGATCCACCAGCACCACCACGTACTCCGACTTCGGCCGCGCGCGCTGA
- a CDS encoding MarR family winged helix-turn-helix transcriptional regulator — translation MSEATPGHLVWRLSMKWRVAVDRALAPRGLTHAQYVMLASLYGLERDGRVPSQRELADHTGLEALYVSKLARSLDADGLIQRTRDAVDTRTMRLELTAKGRETVQPAIAEVAALLDKLLAPLGGRRGARTKGFVRDLTELLDTPL, via the coding sequence ATGAGTGAAGCGACTCCGGGGCATTTGGTGTGGCGGTTGTCGATGAAGTGGCGGGTGGCGGTGGATCGGGCGTTGGCGCCGCGAGGGTTGACGCATGCGCAGTACGTGATGCTCGCGTCGTTGTACGGGCTGGAGCGGGACGGGCGGGTGCCCAGTCAGCGGGAGTTGGCTGATCACACCGGCCTGGAGGCGTTGTACGTCTCGAAGCTCGCTCGCAGTCTCGACGCCGACGGGCTGATCCAGCGGACCCGGGACGCCGTCGACACCCGCACCATGCGGCTCGAGCTGACCGCCAAGGGACGCGAGACCGTCCAGCCCGCGATCGCCGAAGTCGCCGCGCTCCTCGACAAGCTGCTGGCGCCGCTGGGCGGGCGCCGTGGTGCGCGGACGAAGGGCTTCGTGCGCGATCTCACCGAACTACTCGACACCCCACTGTGA
- a CDS encoding haloalkane dehalogenase, whose translation MPDIDLLDSTIHYEDTGSGTPIVFLHGNPASSYVWRNVMPIVGEGRRLAPDLIGMGRSGKPDLDYSFADHARYLDAWFDALELDDVILVGHDWGGALAFDWASRHPERVKGIAFFESIVKPMAWEDLSPQAAERSRLIRTPGPGEDLVLEQNLFVRQAFTGGVLNPVPDEDLQAYLAPYPTPATRKPILAWARQLPLGGDPAELIARIEAYDAWLAASVDVPKLLLTFEGSPTLLIDEKYTKWCEDNIAALDVVPAGEAGHHAAEDRPKEIGAEVSAWIDKRGLR comes from the coding sequence ATGCCTGATATCGATCTACTCGACTCCACAATCCACTACGAAGACACCGGCAGCGGTACGCCGATCGTCTTCCTGCACGGCAACCCCGCCTCGTCGTACGTCTGGCGCAATGTCATGCCGATCGTCGGCGAAGGACGCCGGCTGGCGCCCGACCTGATCGGGATGGGCCGCTCCGGCAAACCCGACCTGGACTATTCGTTCGCCGATCACGCCCGGTACCTCGACGCCTGGTTCGACGCGCTCGAGCTCGACGACGTGATCCTGGTCGGCCACGACTGGGGCGGTGCGCTCGCCTTCGACTGGGCCTCGCGTCATCCCGAGCGCGTGAAGGGCATCGCGTTCTTCGAGAGCATCGTCAAGCCGATGGCGTGGGAGGACCTCTCGCCACAGGCCGCCGAGCGTTCCCGCCTGATCCGTACGCCGGGCCCCGGCGAGGACCTTGTCCTCGAGCAGAACCTCTTCGTCCGCCAAGCCTTCACCGGCGGCGTACTCAACCCCGTCCCCGACGAGGACCTGCAGGCCTACCTCGCGCCGTACCCGACGCCCGCGACCCGCAAGCCCATCCTCGCCTGGGCCCGCCAGCTCCCGCTCGGCGGCGATCCGGCCGAGCTGATCGCGAGGATCGAGGCGTACGACGCGTGGCTCGCCGCGAGCGTCGACGTACCGAAGCTGCTGCTCACCTTCGAGGGCTCGCCCACCCTGCTGATCGACGAGAAGTACACGAAGTGGTGCGAGGACAACATCGCCGCACTGGACGTCGTGCCAGCCGGTGAGGCCGGCCATCACGCCGCGGAGGATCGCCCGAAGGAGATCGGCGCCGAGGTGTCCGCCTGGATCGACAAGCGCGGCCTGCGCTAA
- a CDS encoding NAD-dependent epimerase/dehydratase family protein, which yields MAETVLVTGGTGYVGGWAIVALLERGYDVRTTVRSPAKGDALRAALGERLTFAVADLMKDDGWDATMAGVDYVLHVASPLGDENSKDADALIVPARDGALRVLEAATRAGVKRVVMTSAANAASPASYAEDGVTDETLWTVDDPALPAYRRSKTLAEKAVWDFMASYDGPTELTTVLPGAVLGPILSADNVGTTRIVQRMLSGKMPGAPKIGLEVVDVRDLVDLHIRAMLAPEAAGQRFLGTGEFVWMREIAAALKAGLGEQARSVPTRELPNFVVRLASITDPSLRALTISLGRRNRHTTAKAERILGWKPRRAAETVVECAESLIEHGVVGAARDRMAG from the coding sequence ATGGCAGAGACAGTGCTGGTGACGGGCGGGACCGGGTACGTCGGCGGTTGGGCGATCGTCGCGCTCCTCGAGCGTGGGTACGACGTCCGCACGACCGTCCGCAGCCCTGCCAAGGGGGACGCGCTGCGGGCGGCGCTGGGAGAGCGGTTGACGTTCGCGGTCGCGGATCTGATGAAGGACGACGGGTGGGACGCGACGATGGCAGGTGTCGACTACGTGCTGCACGTGGCGTCCCCGCTCGGCGACGAGAACTCGAAGGACGCCGACGCGCTGATCGTCCCGGCGCGGGACGGCGCGTTGCGGGTGCTCGAGGCCGCGACCCGGGCCGGCGTGAAGCGCGTCGTGATGACGTCGGCCGCGAACGCCGCCAGCCCGGCGTCGTACGCCGAGGACGGTGTGACCGACGAGACGTTGTGGACGGTCGACGATCCGGCGCTGCCGGCGTACCGGCGGTCGAAAACCCTTGCGGAGAAGGCTGTCTGGGACTTCATGGCGTCGTACGACGGCCCGACCGAGCTCACCACCGTGCTGCCCGGAGCGGTCCTCGGGCCGATCCTCAGCGCGGACAACGTCGGTACGACGCGGATCGTCCAGCGGATGCTGTCCGGGAAGATGCCGGGGGCGCCGAAGATCGGGCTCGAGGTCGTCGACGTTCGCGACCTGGTCGACCTGCACATCCGTGCGATGCTCGCGCCCGAGGCGGCCGGGCAACGGTTCCTGGGGACGGGCGAGTTCGTGTGGATGCGGGAGATCGCGGCGGCGCTCAAGGCCGGGCTCGGGGAGCAGGCCAGGTCGGTGCCGACCCGCGAGCTGCCGAACTTCGTCGTCCGGCTGGCGTCGATCACCGACCCGTCGCTGCGGGCGCTGACGATCTCGCTCGGCCGTCGTAACCGGCACACCACCGCGAAGGCCGAGCGCATCCTCGGCTGGAAGCCGCGTCGCGCCGCGGAAACGGTCGTCGAATGCGCCGAGAGTCTGATCGAGCACGGCGTGGTCGGCGCGGCCCGTGACAGGATGGCTGGATGA
- a CDS encoding TetR/AcrR family transcriptional regulator yields the protein MSEPAQRPARRDSVRNRQRLVTAAREVFAEHGIGATLDDIARHAGLGTGTAYRHFPNKHAIAAEVLREATEQIVVDAEEALEVDDPWDGLVQFFERTAARQAADRGLYETLTGQGDDDEQSRIWPRIVASVTELFDRAQRAGAVRADAAPQDVAAIFAMLGPAFAMSRAIDPELWRRYLALMLDALKPTSGAQLPVGPPPAEALDAILRSSKN from the coding sequence ATGAGCGAGCCCGCCCAACGCCCCGCTCGGCGCGACTCCGTCCGCAATCGGCAGCGGCTCGTCACGGCGGCACGCGAGGTGTTTGCCGAGCACGGCATCGGCGCGACCCTCGACGACATCGCCCGGCACGCGGGCCTCGGCACGGGGACGGCGTACCGGCACTTCCCGAACAAGCACGCGATCGCCGCCGAGGTCCTGCGGGAGGCGACCGAGCAGATCGTCGTCGATGCCGAGGAGGCGCTCGAGGTCGACGACCCATGGGACGGGCTGGTGCAGTTCTTCGAGCGCACCGCCGCGCGCCAGGCCGCCGACCGCGGACTGTACGAAACCCTCACCGGCCAGGGAGACGACGACGAGCAGTCCCGCATCTGGCCGCGGATCGTTGCCTCCGTCACCGAACTCTTCGACCGGGCCCAACGTGCCGGCGCGGTCCGTGCGGACGCCGCGCCGCAGGACGTCGCGGCGATCTTCGCGATGCTCGGTCCGGCCTTCGCGATGAGCCGGGCGATCGATCCCGAGCTGTGGCGCCGTTACCTGGCGCTGATGCTCGACGCGCTCAAGCCGACCAGCGGCGCGCAGCTTCCGGTGGGTCCACCGCCGGCCGAGGCCCTCGACGCCATCCTGCGCAGCAGCAAGAACTGA